In Castanea sativa cultivar Marrone di Chiusa Pesio chromosome 6, ASM4071231v1, a single window of DNA contains:
- the LOC142641271 gene encoding uncharacterized protein LOC142641271 isoform X1 codes for MPRLISKHEFDKTMDDFSQLYCTEPPLITPAMNDPFKSLVSAFHAAESYMEFQEKFEHQVGNSRSASQFPTYDSHILSSCQSSGDNNCSTDSAEQSSSNFDFKDSLQSLVKSQLCSNCYCSSSEMSNMVPSNNSSRPFPHDQNMLLCENADFVRRQLSVPDHANQALNFCQSSSTRPAPSNKKRIKWSQDLHEQFVKCVNRLGGAEKATPKAILELMDTNLLTIFNVKSHLQKYRTAVHMPDYSVEEISERRTRAAGRIPDQLPMKISSMQMKETLQLQLEVERSLNEQLEVQQNLQLLIEEQRRQLKRMLDQQKKNCKSLFKSQNSDLSSQRQSDQCASSEGF; via the exons ATGCCAAGATTGATTTCCAAACACGAATTTGACAAAACCATGGATGATTTTTCCCAACTATATTGCACTGAACCTCCATTGATTACTCCAGCCATGAATGATCCTTTCAAGTCACTAGTCTCAGCCTTTCATGCAGCTGAAAGTTACATGgaatttcaagaaaaatttgAGCATCAAGTTGGCAATTCTCGTTCAGCCTCACAATTTCCCACTTATGATTCACACATCTTGTCTTCGTGTCAATCTTCTGGGGATAATAACTGTTCCACTGATTCAGCTGAGCAATCTAGCTCCAACTTTGACTTCAAGGACTCATTGCAGTCACTCGTGAAATCTCAATTGTGCAGCAATTGTTACTGTTCTTCTTCAGAGATGTCTAATATGGTTCCAAGCAACAATAGCAGCAGGCCTTTTCCACATGACCAAAACATGTTGCTTTGTGAGAATGCAGACTTTGTCAGGAGGCAACTTTCGGTTCCTGATCATGCAAATCAGGCTCTTAAT TTTTGTCAGAGTTCATCAACCAGGCCAGCTCCATCAAATAAAAAACGAATCAAATGGTCTCAAGATCTTCATGAGCAGTTCGTCAAGTGTGTTAATCGCCTTGGTGGTGCTGAGA AGGCAACACCAAAAGCAATATTGGAGTTGATGGACACAAATTTATTGACTATATTTAATGTGAAAAGCCATTTGCAG AAATATCGAACTGCTGTGCACATGCCAGACTATTCTGTAGAGG AAATATCTGAGAGAAGAACAAGGGCAGCTGGCCGCATACCTGATCAGCTCCCTATGAAAAT CAGTAGTATGCAAATGAAGGAGACGCTACAACTGCAACTTGAAGTGGAGAGGAGTCTTAATGAACAATTAGAG GTTCAGCAAAATttacagttgttgattgaagaACAACGGAGGCAGCTCAAAAGGATGTTAgaccaacaaaagaaaaattgcaAGAGCTTGTTCAAGTCTCAGAACTCAGATCTTTCATCCCAAAGGCAAAGTGACCAATGTGCAAGTTCTGAAGGTTTTTAG
- the LOC142641271 gene encoding uncharacterized protein LOC142641271 isoform X2 encodes MPRLISKHEFDKTMDDFSQLYCTEPPLITPAMNDPFKSLVSAFHAAESYMEFQEKFEHQVGNSRSASQFPTYDSHILSSCQSSGDNNCSTDSAEQSSSNFDFKDSLQSLVKSQLCSNCYCSSSEMSNMVPSNNSSRPFPHDQNMLLCENADFVRRQLSVPDHANQALNFCQSSSTRPAPSNKKRIKWSQDLHEQFVKCVNRLGGAEKATPKAILELMDTNLLTIFNVKSHLQKYRTAVHMPDYSVEEISERRTRAAGRIPDQLPMKISMQMKETLQLQLEVERSLNEQLEVQQNLQLLIEEQRRQLKRMLDQQKKNCKSLFKSQNSDLSSQRQSDQCASSEGF; translated from the exons ATGCCAAGATTGATTTCCAAACACGAATTTGACAAAACCATGGATGATTTTTCCCAACTATATTGCACTGAACCTCCATTGATTACTCCAGCCATGAATGATCCTTTCAAGTCACTAGTCTCAGCCTTTCATGCAGCTGAAAGTTACATGgaatttcaagaaaaatttgAGCATCAAGTTGGCAATTCTCGTTCAGCCTCACAATTTCCCACTTATGATTCACACATCTTGTCTTCGTGTCAATCTTCTGGGGATAATAACTGTTCCACTGATTCAGCTGAGCAATCTAGCTCCAACTTTGACTTCAAGGACTCATTGCAGTCACTCGTGAAATCTCAATTGTGCAGCAATTGTTACTGTTCTTCTTCAGAGATGTCTAATATGGTTCCAAGCAACAATAGCAGCAGGCCTTTTCCACATGACCAAAACATGTTGCTTTGTGAGAATGCAGACTTTGTCAGGAGGCAACTTTCGGTTCCTGATCATGCAAATCAGGCTCTTAAT TTTTGTCAGAGTTCATCAACCAGGCCAGCTCCATCAAATAAAAAACGAATCAAATGGTCTCAAGATCTTCATGAGCAGTTCGTCAAGTGTGTTAATCGCCTTGGTGGTGCTGAGA AGGCAACACCAAAAGCAATATTGGAGTTGATGGACACAAATTTATTGACTATATTTAATGTGAAAAGCCATTTGCAG AAATATCGAACTGCTGTGCACATGCCAGACTATTCTGTAGAGG AAATATCTGAGAGAAGAACAAGGGCAGCTGGCCGCATACCTGATCAGCTCCCTATGAAAAT TAGTATGCAAATGAAGGAGACGCTACAACTGCAACTTGAAGTGGAGAGGAGTCTTAATGAACAATTAGAG GTTCAGCAAAATttacagttgttgattgaagaACAACGGAGGCAGCTCAAAAGGATGTTAgaccaacaaaagaaaaattgcaAGAGCTTGTTCAAGTCTCAGAACTCAGATCTTTCATCCCAAAGGCAAAGTGACCAATGTGCAAGTTCTGAAGGTTTTTAG